The genomic DNA gaatgattttctacccttaaactggtgcagttcagatgaagattattttcaacaactgggtgaggaaatagttagagtctgggttgttactctaaaggaagtaagaatctactttcaagctgggtccttcacttttcttggcagcaatttgatggacactctttttccaacagaaatcaaaagagtgataagtttgttgaAGGACAAGAAAACtactacaagagcatggagatctgttctagatgagtggttgattgaaagggaagaaaaaagaagaagaaatgaaGCTGAAAATAAGGAAAGAAAAAGGAAGTATGATGATGAGACTGAAATGTATttcaaaagatcagaagaactgaAAGCAAAatgaatgagcagaatctctaaagatggAAAGTTTCTTAACATCAAAGCTGGCCaattctcaagatttagaatTGATTTACTAGGCAGTGATTATCCAAAAGAAGACAGGATCAAACtagtagaagctctaagtgggacacctattgTAGAAGAACTTGAATTTCTTCTTCAGTTAAGGGATACCCTTAGAGAACAAACAAAAGCAAAAACAGTTTTTACCAGATGCTTGTAACCACTTAGACTCTGTAAATCttctaatgtataaaagttgtaattttgTCAATTTGTATGTTTTAATCTTAGCTTCCATcaaaacttggggttagtcttgttaacaggcatgaatttgtgttaagaaatcttctcacaaattgggggagattgttatgcaagacatgcctgtactttaacaagactaagtcaaattgacaaccttaagtaagttgtattgtaatcttagtttgcattttgtattgtaacattaaagtctgtaaaaatatcaaagaGCAGACTTTAGTCTTTTTcttttaaacagtatcaagcctaagaattctatctagaagaagatcaagaagatcatgcctcagaagaattatgaagaagcttggagttgaataaatctattttgggaaaaatgttctaagtcaagatctctacaagtcacagatttagtgttatagagaagtcattcgagaactctagaatgacttatagagaactcaggaaagctactagagaactcaaagaaatagacaagccaagttgaagacatgaagattggagatatcgacaagtcatttattcactagagaactcgaagttatcgacaagtcaacattcattagagaactctgagttatcgataagtcaaaactcactggagaactctgagttatcgctaagtcaaatttgactagagaactctgagttatcgacaagtcaataagccactagagaactcagagaaatcgataagtcaaagtgaagatataaatactagagatctcgacaagccaaattctcttatagagaactcagagacctctacaagtcaaatttactatagagtattagagatctcgataagccaatatacttatcgagatgttaagttctctatagatcaaactggagatctcgaggtaaaattttaaagtacaatttgcagaacagttcaatatccaagattaacaattaACAAACAGTCCAACCAgctagattgacaagtctacaaaaagcagcttgaagagtgtgcaagatcaagggtgaagattaactgacaaaggaagatcaaagttaacacagtgtgcaaagatatgctaagccagaaatggaagatatactttttctaaaatggaaatgataagtgacagtttactaaagtaaaaatcatgtcttattatacactgtgtaaaccagaagttaactgtgttataaagttaacactggtcctttgttagtaaGTAACAATTTTAGATCAGGAACTCTTGTATtttctcaaggaagaagctaagctctttatcatcaaagagcctaaaaattttgtagcaaaacattcttaattttaatataaaattaagtgttgaaagatctgtgttctttattattgcatttTTAATTTTTGCATGAACatattttactacaagatttgatttattTTGTTCAGAACCATAAATAGTTGAAGAAAAGCAttaaaacacaaaaacacattcacccccccccctctgtgtgtaattcataCCTAACAACATTGGTCAATTTGTGAAAGGAGGTTGAACCATAGCTCAAATCCGCTGTAATTAGTGAGTGTTATTTATGCATGTCTCTTTTTCTTGTATTTTTTGTTCATAATTTGTTTAAAATCGAACTACTTGCTTTGTATGTTACAAGTTTTGTTTTATTGTAAGAAACAAAACAAACCCtaatcttattttattttttcttccTGTGTACTTGCTTTTTTTATGATTTGTTTGTTTGGAAGTGTACGATACTTGATTCGTATTTGCGGGTTATTTTTGTGAGGTTTATTCTTATGTTAATTGGTAAAATTATGTGCTTTAGTATTGTTGAAGTACTTTGACACATGTTTCATGAGTATGTAGCATTGGATTAATCCGAACTTAGCATAGTATACATGTTTCGGGTTGGTTAAGAGCGTGGTGTGATAAGGGTAAGACGCATATGGACCTTGAGATatgatttatatatttttaagttATGTTAATTAGGGTCGAGATTGAGCATGTATATGTTCTGTCTTTATAACTGTTTTGCCTTTATAACTGTCCTGTTTTTATAACAAGCATTTATATAAATCTTGATAATTACTTAATGAGTAAATAGAAGTTGAAATACATTTCAGGGATTATTTTCTGAGATGCATAAAGACTACCTCATTCTGTTATTTTTGTacttgtttttttattttattattctctCTCTGAGAGCTATTATGTTGCTCTTCAGTGACATGTATTATATCTTTAATATCCACCCTCTCTCATCCATGTGGAAGTGATGTATCTCAGGTTCCCTTTTCTCGtacttaaaaattataattatcttAAGATTGATAACTTTGAAGTGCTCTCCCCTGTTAGGTTTTATTCGTGTCAATTAGGCTTGTTGTGAGCGACAAAATGTGCCTAACAAATGCACATAATTACCAGCATTTATATAAGGTTGATAATTAGTAGATAATAACAATTTAAAAAGATAAGTATACACATGTTTAAAGGTACACTAATTTAACGTACAATTTTAATTTATATGGATATgtgtataatgtatattattaCTAAGTTATTAACTTGTAATTTCCTGAAGTACATTAAATTAGGGATGATAAGTGAAATTGTATGTGTGTGCTTCTAAATTTGAATGTCATATGATATTGGAAATTGTAATCAGGTAGGTTGTAGCCGTTTAAAAATATGGATAAGTCGTGGATTTCAGCAGATAGGGACATATTAGAATATGAAGTTGGGGTCGAAAAGTTCTTAATGTACGCCAAACAAAATTTTAAAGATCCTAAGCAAATACCTTGTCCATTAGAATATGTGCACGCTGCGTTAATTTCAAAAAAACAATTGGTGAAAATAATTAGGGGTTATTTGTACGAGAAAGGATTTATTCTGGGGTACATTGATTGGATTTGGCACGGGGAGAATAATGCTACTAGGTCATATGTTCATAGTACATCTCCCGCTTCTTCCGCTTCCACTTCTTCGGAAGAGCATATTCCCGATGTTGCATCAGAAATGCCTAATATTTTTGAAGAAGCGTATAATAATAAATGGGTGATGATTACGATAAAGAAACCTACGAGTTTAAGAGGTTTGTTGAGGATGCTGAACAACCTCTATATAGGGGTAATGATTGCACCAAATTAGATTCAATGCTAAAACTGCATAACTGGAAAGCGAGATTTGGTGTTAGCGATAATTCCTTTACCGAATTACTCTCTTCTGTTGGGTCCTTACTTCCTACAGATCATGTCTTGCCGGTCAATGCTTATGAAGCAAAGAAAACCCTTTTTAATTTAGGTCTCGAGTATAAAAAAATCCATGCTTGTCCGAATGAATGCATTATGTATAGGGGTATAAATGTCGATGCTTCCAAGTGCCCCAAGTGTCGGGTATCTCGTTGGAAGATGGGGAAGGATGGTAAACCTAGAAATAACATACCTGCCAAAGTAATGTGGTACTTCCTAATCATTCCCAGATTTAAGAGAATGTTTAAGTCTCCTTCCACCGCTAAACTACTCACTTGGCATGCTGAGCAAAGAGTTGAAGATGGGATGATGCGCCATCCATCTGACTCCCCTTCATGGAGAAATATTGATTACAAGTGGCCATACTTTAATAGTGAGGCACGAAACATCCGCTTAACTTTGGCGGCCGATGGTATAAACCCTCATAATAACGGCTTAACCAATAGGTATTCTTGCTGGCCATTAGTACTACTACGTACAATATTCCTCCATGGTTATGCATaaagaggaagtttatgatgcTAACAGTTTTGGTCTCTGGTCCGCATGAACCAGGTAATAACATTGACGTATTTCTATAACCATTTATTGGTGATTTGAAAAACCTTGGGAAGAGGGTGAACCAAATGTGTACGATGCGTACACTAAATCACATTTCACTTTGAAGGCAATATTGATGTGAACCATAAATGACTTTTCGGCATACGGAAATTTGTCGGGTTGTGTCAATAAGGGTTACATGTGTTGTCCAGTATGTAATGACGATACCGTAGCAAAATATCTACCTCATATCCAGAAAATGTCCTTTCAAGGGCATCGTCGATATTTGCCTCGACATCACCCTTATAGAAGGAATAAGGTAGCTTTTAATGGTGAACAAGACTTGGGACAACCACGTCATCTCCTTAGTGGAGAAGAGGTATTGATGTGACAGGATCAAATTAATTGTATTTTTGGAAATGAAGTAAAGAAGTCGAAGAAGATGGATTGTCCTTGGAagaaaaaatcaatattttttgAGTTAGAATATTGGAAATATCATCATGTTCGTCACTGTCTCGATGTGATGTATGTTGAAAAGAACGTGTGTGATAATCTGATTGGGACTTTGCTAAATATGAAACATAAGTCCAAAGATAGTGAAGCATCCCATAATGATATGGTTGTAATGGGTGCGAGGAAAGACTTGGCTCCACAAAGAGTAGGAGAAAAAAGAACTTACCTgccttgtgacgccctcaatctcggggttaggaaatgaggacccacacacaccattaaactatgaataaataagcataaaccctgattaactactaacaggatctaacaggataaagtttgagacaagattacaactaccaaccattATATATAAATTACAGCCCAAAATATAACCAAGTTTACATAATCGATCCCGACTTAAAACggacagataacccattgtatctttacaactttctggctaagcgcttgctcacacataacatgtactacctgctctggcatctggaagccctcaacacggtagggaccatcaggtacgctcttacgagtagtgcgcctaagcctggccatcctcttgcttaactgccatggttagataaAAGCAAAACAcgtgagtataaaactcagcaagtaactaaataacAGTTCTACGATATACAATCCATAATATATCATTACTGTTTTCAGGGAATTCTACTTTaacatctctaggtggcagatttctatctttggactatgaaagggttatgaagaaagcctttgggctttcaggaaacaaagctcaagatagggtgaaagccgacattcatcacaaatcattaacaggatctcaaatgatctttcaaatggaaagcgagaatctattcatcattgggaatcaattatatgattgataatattatcagaatcaaaatcagggttcacaagctgtatgtaatcaatatcacaatcaattcttttcaaaacattgtaagccatttcattttcaaataatcaattactgaataaggaattcaattcctctttaaataattatggaacccttgattgaactactttaactttcataaataataatgcgggtgatcagcccgtaccgacctccatctggtctttaaggtacctatggcataatttcagcctcaaatcggactagccccgctagcctcttatatgactggactagtcccactagtctcttacgtctcaaatccaatccatcaggaattcatttaaaaaaccttgtgttggaaaataAAGGTTTTACtgaatttattttatcattaccgagaatatgaaatcattcagactctttcaagtcaaaactcattcttaaattcaatttcaagaattcaaagaaagtgaaTAAATTAaagataagcaaagttcaattctagggattttgatcaaATGATTACAAGGTATACTGTTCAGGGAAGCAAAACGGTTTCAAGGATCATTATAGATAAGATCACAAAGGAATAAAGGATTATCACGCAAGGGGTccataaaggttcttatagggtttacaaaaGTTTAAGGTATTAACAAGTAATCGGGATAAGAAAAGGTTACTAAAAGGTTTGAACAATGatcttatcaataacaggttcacaaggacaattacagggtatctcaagaatcaataatagGTGTACAAACGCTATAAAAGTTCTatactctatcatggcatgaaaaatatcctctctataacaatttacacaagtagagttacttgcctgaattcgctttcctgtttcacaaaggttgaactactgccacctagtacactTTTCCCTTTCATAGCATGAATGCCCCgacgctccgaatctacaatccaaaaatcAAAACCTTATAGATTCACACTCGACGTTCCCAAAACACTTAACAATTTCCTTTATCGTaataccctaagagtatatatactcaattataaacacacaacaCGTATATACCAAAGCCCGTATAGTTTAACCAAATAGACTTCGAATTACGCATTACGATATAAATACGACATATAGAATTTAATCCTTGTATTTcaaactctatacttgagttatcATATCACTTATATAACATGATATCAAGAcgactcaatccttcctttttcatcatttaattcgaaccaaaacaaacaaataaatcacATATCACTTAGAaatttcacatgcaatcacttagCAAGGTAATGGAATCAAATCAATCACTTTTATACCTATAATTCATTCGGCTATAACCACAAAATACAACCCAAGAATTAAACATTAACATACAAGCACCAAAATTGCATATAAACTTGAGATCAAGTTACCACTCATTCTTTTAAATCATCTTTAACCTAAACACTTACATACATAGCTCTATCTTGACATGCGTTTACTATTTCGTTCAAATCCAAGTCGAAATTACATCTACAGTCCATTTAAAAACATAAATCAACTTAATTCCTTAAGAACAAGCAAGAACACTCGAAATTTCCAATAATCAAGACATGCATGCATCTTTTGGGATTCTTAAACCATAACTCAATCTATTTATTCAAAAATCTCTACAATCAATCAACAATAAACCATTTACATCATCAAAATCAACTTAATGATCAAGAACCACTCGGCTTTCAAGCAAAACAACACATGCAACTTTTAATTCGATTCTTTGAACCATGAACTAATCTAATTTCTCAATATTATCCAAGAACAAACATTCACAACCATTTAAATCAACAAGAATCAACTTATTAACTTTTGAAATCAAAATTCCATTCGGTTTTCAACTAAAAATCACATGCAAACATCGAAAATAAGTTTATGAATACGAGAGCTCAGTTATTatatcatcactcaccaccggttcaccggagttcatcaccggtggtggtggtttcacggtggtgcccccattcgggggtttccaaccttaaAACCTCCAATTATCACAGCAACACACGCATGCAAGGCTCAATCTacaaaaaattttaaaaattgcaAACAATCATTCGAAGGAAACAAAGACTTAACACTCGGCTCAAAACCGAGCCCATCGCACATACACACACTCGCATACAAGCACAAATACATACATGCAATTGATCTAAAGTATACATATAGAATGAGCATGAAGTTTCATGGATGAATCCATAGAAATCAAGGAGAGAAGAGGATTGTACcgagagaagagagagagagagagagagagagagagagagagagagagagagagagagagagagagagagagagagagagagagagagagagagagagagagagagagagagagagagagagagagagagagagagaagagagagagatgagagagagatgagagaaagtgagagaagagagagagtGAGGCCGGGTGAAAGAAAATAAAGGGGGAGGGGAGGGAGTATATATATTAGTTTGGAAAGGGTAGTATGGTCATTATACCATactttaatttttcttttctcttttcttttattttcaatCTAAAAATGAATTTAATCAAGAAGTAACTCTCTCATAAAAGATGGGAATGAAACGAATAATAATTCTAGAGCCGTGAGGGTAGGTTCGCGAGCAATTATCATACCAAAAAATGAGATTCTTGCCGAATCCCCAATTTCTTTCTTCggatctcaaaattagcttttcagccatatttttaaaataatttttgagcgaacggttgattggatacggattttacaagattttgctgaaaatagcattttaactccataaaatcattttaaaatgcactgatcacgaaataaatccgtctatcatttttagaaagtctctaggactattttgaagacaaaaaaacaaatttcacgccttgaccttattcgaataattttataaaaatgtataaaggttcaataaacctcattttaaatcaaataaatcccttaatcattttaaaaattaacagaTCACGTAGTCATGCATAAAGACAAGCAaacacatatattcacacatcacaactcatatcTGATCACAAAATTTCCCTTTATTATTATCATTCCCCTTTTCGCGTAACGGGTTGCGTTCTGCTTGACGGCCCGACGCTAAGcatttcaattacgcttcacgATCAATTATCTTTACCAACCGACACGTTACTTGAATATAATACTTATGTAAACATTATATTTCACATAACAACACATAGTTCTCATTTAAgcactttaatccctttttaggacgagTTCTGTTCTACCTAACGGCCCGTCAACACAGCTTATctcctaagctgactcatcaaactggaacacATCATTTTACATTCCCAGTTACTTATATACAATAAGGataattaaccaacaaaatcatttaatccctttattaaatcacataaattataattacatcacaaaattatactttattctCTTAATTACGTAGCGAAATTCCCAATCGTTACATGCCCATTGCGGCTTATACtctttcaaaggaagaaaagaagaaaatgttATCATCACTCACGTCTATGAAACTTCCATATGGACATTCGTTGAACATCAGAAATTGTGTGTCTATGGCAGATTTGAAGTTGTTAGGGCTCAAGTCCCATGACTGTCATATACTTCTTCAACAGCTACTTCTGATTTTAATTCGTTCTATTCTTCCAAAAAATGTAAGGGTTAGCATTATAAGATTGTGTTTCTTTTTCAACTCTTTGTGCAACAAAGTTATAGATGTATCGAAGTTGGATAACATGCAATCATATGTAGTGTTGACCTTGTGTGAACTGGAAAAGATATTTTCTCTGTCGTTCTTCGATGTTATGATACATCTCACAATCCACTTGGTTAGAGAATTGCGACTGTGTGGACCTATTTTTTATAGGTGGATGTATCCTTTTGAACGCTTCGATAAAGTGTTGAAAAGTTATGTAAGGAGCCGTTATTATCCGGAAGGTTGTATGGCCGAGAGTTATCTAGGAGAAGAATCAATGGAATTCTGTTCGGAGTTTATTCTACAGAGTTTTAGAACTGCTGGTCTTTCAAAGAAGCAATACAACCTCTCTGGTCCATTATCCGCCGCAACAATGAAGTCAGTGGAAGAAAAAGAACATGATGAGGCGCATTTACATGTTCAGCAAAACAACGCTGAAGTGTATCCGTATATTATGTAAGTTAGTCTATTTTTCCTGTCAATTATTTTTGTCAAGCTTTAGTTGTAGTTAGTAATTTAATATGTATGCATTTTTGAAGGATGCAAAAGGAAAATCTGGAAGAAATATATCGAGGGAAAAAAAGACAGTTCAGTGGCTGATTGGAGAACACAATCGGCTATTTGTTGATTGGTTTGGAAGAAAGGTTAGCAAAATTATTGATGATAAAGAAAGTGTTTCACAAACGATACGATGGCTGGTAGGCAAACCATCATTTTCTATTTTGACTTATGAAGGTTTTCTAGTTAATGGCGTCCGCTACTTCAcaaaagatagagatgatgcaaGGGTTGTTCAAAATAGCGGTGTCTCTCTAATTGCTAAGGCTGTCCAAGTCTCTAGTGCCAAGGATCTAAATCCCGTGGAGTCTGAAATGACATTTTATGGCGTAATTGAAGAAATATGGGAGTTTGACTATCATGCATTCAAGGCGCCATTGTTTTTGTGTAAATGGGCATATAGTGATAAAGGCGTGAAGGTCGATGATATCGGCTTTACAGTTGTGGACCTTAGTCGACAAGGCCACAAGAATGATAAATATATCTCCATTGACCATGTCAAGCAAGTTTTCTATGTTCAGGATCCAGCTGATCCCATCTGGTCAGTTGTATTAACTTCTTCATCTCGAGACTATCACGAGGTGTTTAATGATGATGATTTAGGAGACACAGTAATGGAAAATCCTTCATTCTGCTCCAAAATCCCCCCAATTGATGTTACTCCTGATGGTGATGATGATCCTAGTCTTGGAAATCAAAGAGAAAATATTGAGGGAATTTGGATTAAAAAGTGACACGTTGAATTTAAGTTTGTATTTTGTGTCATCCCAGTACTGAATGTCTAGTGTGTAATTAAATTAGAATTTTGTTATTATTTGTATTAGCTTCCCGGACATGTTCACATTTTTAAGGATTAATGCTTTTAACTGGTTCTAATATCAAATTTAATTCTTATGTACTCATACAACAGTTTACACTCTTGTTACCAATTTACTCTTATTATTGTTCACATTTTCACATTTTTAGGATTAATGTTATTCTTACAAATTTACTCTTATTATTGTTCACATTTTCACATTTGAATGTTGTTCACACTCTTTATTGTGACATTTGTACTCTTATTGATATATGTATATGCAGGAATTTGCATAAAAAATGGTGGCAAAGAGGCAAAAAAAACAAAGCATAAGCTGTGAAAGCTACACAAGCTGCGAAAGCTACACAAGCTGCGGAAGCTGC from Apium graveolens cultivar Ventura chromosome 5, ASM990537v1, whole genome shotgun sequence includes the following:
- the LOC141660821 gene encoding uncharacterized protein LOC141660821, with the translated sequence MGDDYDKETYEFKRFVEDAEQPLYRGNDCTKLDSMLKLHNWKARFGVSDNSFTELLSSVGSLLPTDHVLPVNAYEAKKTLFNLGLEYKKIHACPNECIMYRGINVDASKCPKCRVSRWKMGKDGKPRNNIPAKVMWYFLIIPRFKRMFKSPSTAKLLTWHAEQRVEDGMMRHPSDSPSWRNIDYKWPYFNSEARNIRLTLAADGINPHNNGLTNRWMYPFERFDKVLKSYVRSRYYPEGCMAESYLGEESMEFCSEFILQSFRTAGLSKKQYNLSGPLSAATMKSVEEKEHDEAHLHVQQNNAEDAKGKSGRNISREKKTVQWLIGEHNRLFVDWFGRKVSKIIDDKESVSQTIRWLVGKPSFSILTYEGFLVNGVRYFTKDRDDARVVQNSGVSLIAKAVQVSSAKDLNPVESEMTFYGVIEEIWEFDYHAFKAPLFLCKWAYSDKGVKVDDIGFTVVDLSRQGHKNDKYISIDHVKQVFYVQDPADPIWSVVLTSSSRDYHEVFNDDDLGDTVMENPSFCSKIPPIDVTPDGDDDPSLGNQRENIEGIWIKK